One genomic window of Moorella glycerini includes the following:
- a CDS encoding rhodanese-like domain-containing protein, whose protein sequence is MPRNNRDRALLAVTVTILVFMVLAAAMGGWPRSGAAAGNNQILQQAVFAYYERMPDHIYKIPEADLKKLVDAGDQSIYILDIREAKDFAAGHIAGAHNIPFKEVGRNLDKLPRDKTIIVYCYTGQTGGQTTAALNIAGFKARSLNGGMNNGWMKAGYPVVK, encoded by the coding sequence ATGCCCAGGAATAACCGCGACAGGGCTCTGCTGGCGGTAACCGTTACCATCCTGGTTTTCATGGTCCTGGCTGCCGCCATGGGCGGCTGGCCCCGGTCAGGGGCGGCCGCCGGTAACAACCAGATCCTCCAGCAGGCGGTCTTTGCCTATTACGAGCGCATGCCGGACCATATCTATAAGATTCCGGAAGCAGATTTGAAGAAGCTCGTCGACGCCGGTGACCAGAGCATTTATATCCTGGACATCCGGGAGGCCAAAGACTTTGCTGCCGGCCATATAGCCGGCGCCCATAACATCCCCTTCAAAGAAGTTGGCCGCAACCTGGATAAGCTGCCCCGTGACAAGACCATTATCGTTTACTGCTACACCGGCCAGACCGGCGGCCAGACTACTGCCGCCTTAAATATCGCCGGTTTCAAGGCCCGCTCCCTGAACGGCGGCATGAATAACGGCTGGATGAAGGCCGGTTACCCGGTGGTCAAGTAA
- a CDS encoding YeeE/YedE thiosulfate transporter family protein: protein MSTKWSWVQGGIILGLWNLLIFLSGNHLGTTTAYAQTAGYITQFFSPQLIPVSTWTAGTCGTSSGLMVSWQWMLVLGTFIGGLAGSLLHREGPAPEVPELWQRRFGDRPRLRFGHAFLGGFLLLFGARIAGGCTSSHIISGMSQMAISGVLFALAVFAAGIPMATFLYRRADL, encoded by the coding sequence TTGTCTACCAAGTGGTCCTGGGTTCAAGGTGGTATTATCCTGGGGTTGTGGAACCTGCTCATTTTCCTGAGCGGTAACCACCTGGGGACCACCACCGCCTATGCCCAGACGGCCGGTTATATTACCCAGTTCTTCTCACCCCAACTGATACCTGTTAGTACCTGGACGGCGGGGACCTGCGGCACCAGCAGCGGCCTTATGGTCAGCTGGCAGTGGATGCTGGTCCTGGGAACCTTCATTGGCGGCCTGGCCGGGAGCTTGCTACACCGCGAGGGACCGGCACCGGAGGTCCCGGAGCTCTGGCAGCGGAGGTTTGGCGACCGGCCCCGCTTGCGCTTCGGCCACGCTTTCCTGGGCGGTTTCCTGCTGCTCTTTGGCGCCCGGATTGCCGGTGGCTGCACCAGTTCCCATATCATCAGCGGTATGAGCCAGATGGCCATTAGCGGTGTTCTTTTCGCCCTGGCCGTCTTCGCCGCGGGCATACCGATGGCCACGTTCCTTTATAGGAGGGCTGACCTGTGA
- a CDS encoding metal-sensitive transcriptional regulator has product MANDLAPENCQGEILSRLKRIEGQVRGITRMIEENRSCSDIIMQLAAIKAAISQVGASVLSAYLASCLEAEIEEEKVKKALAEFTPLLKKWF; this is encoded by the coding sequence ATGGCCAACGATTTAGCACCAGAAAATTGCCAGGGGGAAATTCTCTCCCGCTTGAAAAGGATTGAAGGTCAGGTACGAGGGATTACCAGAATGATCGAGGAGAACCGGAGCTGCAGTGATATTATCATGCAACTGGCAGCTATTAAGGCAGCCATCAGTCAGGTAGGCGCCAGTGTTTTAAGCGCCTATCTGGCCTCCTGCCTGGAAGCAGAAATAGAGGAAGAAAAGGTAAAAAAAGCCCTGGCCGAATTTACCCCTTTGCTGAAGAAATGGTTTTAG
- a CDS encoding beta-propeller domain-containing protein: MNQFSMDEYQGYSRVATTRGEAWCTDEYTAVRVRKNARPCRRGVLMGGNCGNNIFRA, from the coding sequence TTGAACCAGTTCTCCATGGACGAGTACCAGGGCTACTCCCGCGTGGCTACCACCAGGGGTGAAGCCTGGTGCACGGACGAATATACGGCAGTTAGGGTAAGGAAAAACGCCCGGCCGTGCAGGCGGGGCGTTTTGATGGGCGGCAATTGTGGTAACAATATTTTTCGCGCTTAA
- a CDS encoding serine hydrolase, with product MFRRYKRFVSLIFILAALVVFPLVARAMNYQVQHGDSLWLIARRFGTSVDALKSNNNLSSDVIYPGQKLYIPDGTAADAPDYTSLQRQIQEFLADKPGTYGVYFKDLISGQSFGINADTPLPAASTVKLPAVLYINHLVAAGNLDWQQKLTYNSATDYQGGSGILQFSVKDGDKLTLRTLATMAITTSDNIAYNMLRNFVGKGSIADYMRSLGGQTVFPDGQNLSTARDMAIYVQAALDFARVNADGRRLLDDMANGIYNEGIPLKIPDGVTVTHKEGFIWGSPADAGVVFGSRPFIVTVLSQGIEDPDQGFANIAIIARMMYDYQENLARN from the coding sequence ATGTTCCGTCGTTATAAAAGATTTGTGTCTCTAATCTTCATCCTGGCCGCGCTGGTGGTCTTTCCCCTGGTGGCCCGGGCCATGAACTACCAGGTGCAGCACGGCGATAGCCTGTGGCTGATTGCCCGGCGTTTTGGTACCAGCGTAGATGCGCTAAAAAGCAACAATAATTTAAGCAGCGATGTTATTTATCCCGGCCAGAAACTCTATATTCCTGACGGTACTGCAGCCGATGCCCCCGACTATACTTCCCTGCAGCGGCAGATCCAGGAGTTCCTGGCGGACAAGCCGGGGACTTACGGCGTTTATTTTAAAGACCTCATTTCCGGCCAGTCCTTCGGCATCAATGCCGACACCCCCCTGCCTGCGGCCAGCACGGTAAAGCTGCCGGCCGTCCTGTATATCAACCATCTGGTCGCCGCGGGCAACCTGGACTGGCAGCAAAAGCTGACCTATAACAGCGCCACCGATTACCAGGGCGGCAGCGGCATCCTGCAGTTCAGCGTCAAAGATGGGGACAAGCTAACGTTAAGAACCCTGGCCACCATGGCCATTACCACCAGCGACAACATTGCCTACAACATGCTGCGTAACTTTGTCGGTAAGGGCAGTATTGCCGACTATATGCGGAGCCTGGGAGGGCAAACCGTCTTTCCTGACGGCCAGAACTTGAGCACAGCCCGGGATATGGCCATCTATGTCCAGGCAGCCCTGGATTTCGCCAGGGTCAACGCCGACGGCCGCCGGCTGCTGGACGATATGGCCAATGGTATTTACAATGAAGGCATACCCTTAAAGATACCCGACGGCGTTACCGTGACCCACAAGGAAGGGTTCATCTGGGGCAGCCCGGCTGATGCCGGCGTCGTCTTTGGCTCCCGGCCCTTTATCGTCACCGTTCTTTCCCAGGGAATCGAAGACCCCGACCAGGGCTTTGCCAATATAGCCATCATCGCGAGAATGATGTATGACTACCAGGAAAACCTGGCCCGGAATTAG
- a CDS encoding ABC transporter ATP-binding protein produces MIELNHLTKVYHQGQVKAVDDLNLRVQAGELFGFLGPNGAGKTTTIKMMAGLLTPTSGEVIINGHNMARDPLAAKGSLGFVPDNPDIWEKLTGLEYLQFLADVYRVPAAARQARVEELAATFELQDALGDNIQSYSHGMRQKLVLIGALIHRPPVLILDEPMVGLDPSSAYLLMDILRRHCDAGNTVFFSTHILEVAERLCDRVGIINKGRLVTLGTMEEIKARHSQGEETLEQIFLEITGANLPPERMDLNTSKALNNLGQHAIPR; encoded by the coding sequence GTGATTGAACTCAACCACCTGACCAAGGTCTACCACCAGGGACAGGTTAAGGCCGTCGACGACCTGAACCTCCGGGTTCAGGCGGGGGAACTCTTCGGTTTCCTCGGCCCCAACGGCGCCGGCAAAACGACGACCATCAAAATGATGGCCGGGTTGTTAACCCCTACCTCAGGAGAGGTCATAATCAATGGCCACAATATGGCCAGGGACCCCCTGGCAGCCAAAGGCTCCCTGGGGTTTGTCCCCGATAACCCCGATATCTGGGAAAAATTGACGGGCCTGGAGTACCTGCAGTTCCTGGCCGATGTCTACCGGGTGCCGGCTGCCGCCAGGCAGGCCCGGGTGGAGGAACTGGCGGCCACCTTCGAACTCCAGGACGCCCTGGGGGATAATATCCAGAGCTATTCCCACGGTATGCGCCAGAAACTGGTCCTGATAGGCGCCCTGATCCACCGGCCGCCGGTGCTTATCCTGGATGAGCCCATGGTCGGGCTGGATCCCAGTTCCGCCTACCTGCTGATGGATATCCTCCGCCGCCACTGCGATGCCGGCAATACCGTCTTTTTCTCTACTCATATCCTGGAGGTGGCCGAGCGCCTCTGCGACCGGGTGGGGATCATTAATAAAGGCCGGCTGGTGACCCTGGGAACTATGGAAGAGATCAAGGCCCGTCATTCTCAGGGCGAGGAAACCCTGGAGCAGATTTTCCTGGAGATCACTGGCGCCAACCTACCGCCTGAAAGGATGGACCTTAATACTTCCAAAGCCTTGAACAACCTGGGGCAACATGCTATACCCAGGTAA
- a CDS encoding stalk domain-containing protein, which produces MALQKARSRPLILFVLFFLLAAMYPAATVLAGPATITITVDGRPLNLETPPLLQDGHLLVPVRPVSEALQARVTWNEENRAVVIITPQVTINMKVDSKEVFKNGEHLSLDVAVRVSHDRAMVPLRFLAEALGARVVWDAQNQTVTITTPQVPVPERVYSGAFPARVAFSANNNLWLLDGSRAGAGPVQVTKKGSVEILGWSPDGQWLAYLQRETPDLWAGKPYLWVVKAGGSGAFQVDPRPVLGQPAWSPQENTLVYSTQGPGGGYAPDMNLKLAAIEDGQAKVTALLPDKSELVQDFAWAPDGQSLAVALRRTAEQPLRIDRITLTGERSNLLTLGEAGTPEGQIYPSFATGLTWSPNGRYLAYYLHPNSGSLAADGVPLQVLDLEKSSQPLALGTSLQYKQWLAWSPDGNKLAFIQGGNREATYNKRLCIATLPAGQITFYDQPGRVDTQPLWLPAPHDGVLFCRGLERMDWGGQKQSGVLLSDHGIWLAASNGQARPLTSGTPDKADYYPSVSPDGQDLYFLRLNSAASGSLCHQPLAGGPAVELVRNMSGWAGYYGNYYPAWMSIYYLDKTSRATGKLVVSNVEGRHFELETTGGRLVLLPDKGAPDMVKELEKYAGQTVTVTGVITNELNIYMRAPIMRVQSVSPVGNGGETPAGITSFTIAQPDLVVKGQNLARVEIWAIPTGTGITEKDYELLGYAGKKSEDNGQQVWTFPIPRKTILATEIFAKGYDDRGKEVGKVSLPFIGVTRLNEALGTLDKP; this is translated from the coding sequence ATGGCATTGCAAAAGGCCCGGTCCCGTCCCTTGATCCTGTTTGTTCTCTTTTTCCTCCTGGCTGCCATGTATCCCGCCGCTACGGTCCTGGCCGGGCCAGCAACCATAACCATTACCGTCGACGGCCGACCGTTAAACCTGGAGACGCCGCCCCTGCTCCAGGACGGCCACCTCCTGGTACCGGTGCGGCCAGTAAGTGAAGCCCTTCAGGCCCGGGTTACCTGGAATGAGGAAAACAGGGCCGTGGTAATCATTACCCCGCAGGTCACCATAAATATGAAGGTTGACAGTAAAGAAGTTTTCAAGAACGGCGAGCATCTGTCCCTTGATGTAGCCGTACGGGTAAGCCACGATCGCGCCATGGTTCCCCTGCGTTTCCTGGCCGAAGCCCTGGGGGCCCGGGTGGTCTGGGATGCCCAGAACCAGACCGTCACCATCACCACCCCGCAGGTGCCGGTACCGGAGCGGGTATACAGCGGGGCTTTCCCGGCCCGGGTGGCCTTTAGCGCCAACAATAACCTCTGGCTCCTGGACGGCAGCCGGGCCGGGGCCGGACCGGTACAGGTAACTAAGAAAGGTTCAGTGGAAATCCTGGGATGGTCCCCCGACGGCCAGTGGCTGGCCTACCTGCAGCGGGAGACGCCGGATCTCTGGGCCGGCAAACCCTATCTCTGGGTAGTTAAGGCCGGCGGCAGCGGCGCCTTCCAGGTGGACCCGCGACCGGTGCTGGGACAACCGGCATGGTCGCCTCAGGAAAATACCCTGGTCTACAGCACCCAGGGTCCCGGCGGCGGCTACGCCCCGGACATGAACCTGAAGCTGGCCGCTATTGAAGACGGCCAGGCGAAAGTAACGGCGCTGCTGCCGGACAAAAGCGAGCTGGTGCAAGACTTTGCCTGGGCGCCGGACGGCCAGAGCCTGGCCGTCGCCTTAAGGCGTACGGCAGAACAACCCCTGCGCATCGACCGCATCACCCTAACCGGCGAGCGCAGCAACCTGCTTACCCTGGGCGAAGCCGGCACCCCGGAAGGCCAGATTTACCCCAGCTTCGCCACCGGCTTAACGTGGTCCCCCAATGGCCGCTACCTGGCCTACTACCTGCACCCCAACTCGGGTTCCCTTGCCGCCGACGGCGTGCCGCTTCAGGTGCTGGACCTAGAAAAGTCGAGCCAACCCCTGGCCCTGGGCACATCCCTCCAGTATAAACAGTGGCTGGCCTGGTCCCCGGACGGCAACAAACTGGCCTTCATCCAGGGCGGCAACCGGGAAGCGACCTACAACAAGCGCCTGTGTATTGCCACCCTGCCAGCGGGCCAGATCACTTTTTACGACCAGCCCGGCAGGGTGGATACCCAACCCCTGTGGCTACCCGCCCCCCATGACGGCGTCCTCTTCTGCCGCGGCCTGGAACGCATGGACTGGGGGGGCCAAAAGCAATCCGGGGTGCTTTTAAGCGACCACGGCATCTGGCTGGCGGCGAGCAACGGCCAGGCTCGGCCCCTGACCAGCGGCACGCCGGATAAAGCCGACTACTACCCCTCCGTCTCCCCGGACGGCCAGGACCTCTACTTCCTGCGCCTGAACAGCGCCGCCAGCGGTTCCCTTTGCCACCAACCCCTGGCTGGCGGGCCGGCGGTGGAGCTGGTGCGGAACATGAGCGGCTGGGCCGGTTACTACGGCAACTACTACCCGGCCTGGATGAGTATCTATTACCTGGACAAAACCAGCCGGGCCACCGGAAAGCTGGTGGTTAGCAACGTTGAAGGCAGACACTTTGAACTGGAAACCACCGGAGGCCGCCTGGTGCTCCTGCCCGATAAGGGCGCGCCTGACATGGTGAAGGAACTGGAGAAATATGCCGGCCAGACGGTGACGGTGACAGGGGTAATAACGAACGAGCTCAATATCTACATGCGGGCCCCCATCATGCGGGTGCAGTCCGTCAGCCCCGTGGGTAATGGCGGGGAAACCCCTGCCGGGATTACCTCTTTTACCATCGCCCAACCCGACCTGGTGGTCAAGGGGCAGAACCTGGCCCGGGTGGAGATCTGGGCTATACCCACCGGCACGGGGATAACTGAGAAGGATTATGAACTCCTGGGGTATGCCGGTAAAAAATCGGAAGATAACGGCCAGCAGGTCTGGACCTTCCCTATTCCCCGGAAAACCATCCTGGCCACGGAAATCTTTGCCAAAGGTTACGATGACCGGGGTAAAGAGGTCGGTAAGGTATCCCTGCCTTTTATCGGGGTCACCAGGCTGAATGAAGCTCTAGGGACGCTTGATAAGCCTTAA
- a CDS encoding stalk domain-containing protein, producing MKVSRIAVILLFLLLIPPAAAWADPWQDYQRAGELEAGDPATAEGLYRSAAAYFEASGDLKNAGLAWQKIFHLCDRQGKLAEARAAYVKEAALFQQAGVPDWAWGDTARGESLKSVLRLFFPVPDPGRITLAKFEPAAGTYLGLYEERGPGGNDYNRVKDLYGRQHALFLGYGHIYGPGNFVLPQDAMEKARQVPGAGLVLALEPNGGLGGLQEEDLVAIARELAALKIPVFLRFASEMNMEGTNAWHGDPAAYVAWFRRAATIMRREAPNVAMVWNPFDIVQPEGVKAAALEYYPGDDYVDWVGVNFYSDYYLSGRADQPGAGLDPLQRLDYWYRIFAGRKPLMVGEFGIAHTVLSPGRADVSRWAAFNILKFYRTLPLLYPRVKAVVYFDLNESDPLYTQAKVSDYRLDDNREVLTAYREAIASPHYLEQVGQEAAGIYRELEDGMALQGKVTLGAAVKLYDPFISRVEYYLNGELLGSPASPPYQLNIDFNRLAGEGSLVVKAYDSQGREASSRTFTVFGSAVPVATFTPGQQGYTSNGQAQAMDVAPFIENDRTYVPLRYLALALGVPDAGIGWDPATETVTLQGAGHVLRFYPGRAEMERDGRREDLDVAPLNRAGRVFLPARYVAEALGYRVTWSPARQQVLVTRE from the coding sequence ATGAAGGTATCGCGTATAGCTGTCATTCTTTTATTCTTGTTGCTGATCCCGCCTGCAGCCGCCTGGGCTGACCCCTGGCAGGACTACCAGCGCGCCGGGGAGTTGGAGGCCGGCGACCCGGCTACAGCCGAGGGTCTCTACCGCAGCGCTGCGGCTTACTTTGAGGCCAGCGGCGACCTGAAGAACGCCGGCCTGGCCTGGCAGAAGATCTTCCACCTCTGCGACCGCCAGGGGAAACTGGCCGAAGCCAGGGCCGCCTACGTGAAGGAGGCCGCCCTCTTCCAGCAGGCAGGGGTACCTGACTGGGCCTGGGGGGATACAGCCCGGGGTGAGAGCCTGAAATCGGTCCTGCGCCTCTTTTTCCCGGTGCCGGATCCCGGGCGGATAACCCTGGCTAAATTTGAGCCGGCCGCCGGTACCTACCTGGGCCTTTACGAAGAGCGGGGGCCTGGCGGGAACGACTACAACCGGGTCAAAGACCTTTATGGCCGCCAGCACGCCCTCTTTTTAGGCTACGGCCACATCTACGGGCCGGGCAACTTTGTTTTACCCCAGGATGCCATGGAGAAGGCCCGGCAGGTGCCCGGCGCGGGCCTGGTCCTGGCCCTGGAGCCCAACGGTGGCCTGGGAGGACTGCAGGAGGAGGATCTGGTGGCCATCGCCCGGGAGCTCGCCGCCTTAAAAATCCCGGTTTTTCTCCGTTTCGCCTCGGAAATGAACATGGAGGGCACTAACGCCTGGCATGGCGACCCCGCTGCCTACGTCGCCTGGTTTCGCCGGGCGGCGACCATCATGCGCCGGGAAGCACCCAACGTGGCCATGGTCTGGAACCCCTTTGATATTGTCCAGCCGGAGGGGGTCAAAGCCGCGGCCCTGGAGTATTACCCCGGCGATGACTATGTCGACTGGGTGGGCGTCAACTTTTACAGCGACTACTACCTGAGCGGCCGCGCCGACCAGCCGGGAGCAGGCCTGGATCCCCTGCAGCGCCTGGACTACTGGTACCGCATTTTCGCCGGCCGCAAGCCCCTGATGGTGGGCGAGTTCGGCATCGCCCACACGGTGTTGAGCCCCGGCCGGGCCGATGTCAGCCGCTGGGCCGCCTTCAATATTCTTAAATTCTACCGCACCCTGCCCCTCCTCTACCCGCGGGTCAAGGCGGTGGTCTACTTTGATCTCAACGAAAGCGACCCCCTCTACACCCAGGCGAAGGTGAGCGATTATCGCCTGGATGACAACCGGGAGGTTTTGACCGCTTACCGGGAGGCCATCGCCAGCCCCCACTACCTGGAACAGGTCGGCCAGGAGGCCGCCGGGATTTACCGGGAACTCGAGGACGGCATGGCCCTCCAGGGGAAAGTCACCCTGGGGGCCGCCGTCAAGCTCTACGACCCCTTCATCAGCAGGGTGGAGTATTACTTAAATGGCGAGCTACTGGGTAGCCCTGCCAGCCCGCCCTACCAGCTAAACATTGATTTCAACCGCCTGGCCGGGGAAGGGAGCCTCGTAGTTAAGGCCTATGACAGCCAGGGCCGGGAAGCCAGCAGCCGCACCTTTACTGTCTTCGGCAGCGCCGTACCGGTGGCGACCTTTACCCCGGGGCAGCAGGGCTACACCAGCAATGGCCAGGCGCAGGCGATGGATGTCGCTCCCTTTATCGAAAACGACCGCACCTACGTCCCCCTGCGCTACCTGGCCCTGGCCCTGGGTGTTCCCGATGCGGGGATTGGCTGGGATCCCGCCACTGAGACGGTAACCCTTCAGGGAGCCGGCCATGTCCTGCGGTTTTATCCCGGCCGGGCGGAAATGGAACGCGACGGCCGCCGGGAAGACCTGGATGTAGCTCCCTTGAACCGCGCCGGCCGGGTTTTCCTTCCGGCCCGCTATGTTGCAGAAGCCCTGGGGTACCGAGTCACCTGGTCCCCGGCCCGGCAGCAGGTGCTGGTAACCCGGGAATAA
- a CDS encoding YeeE/YedE thiosulfate transporter family protein has protein sequence MNLLWALIFGIGFGYILQRVGAFEYQNIVNALRLKDLTIPKFMLLSVAITSVGLFSLYSGGLVVLDMIVTNPVANIVGGLIFGAGFALAGYCPGTSIGAMAEGKRDARYTVVGGLFGVLTYTLLQQYAGLSFAAYDAGKINLADLIPLNPFSLAVIYSAAIISIIYLVDAWEQKKDARTPKNITTKNISAGTVLNHAQE, from the coding sequence GTGAATCTCTTATGGGCTTTAATCTTTGGTATTGGCTTTGGCTATATTCTACAACGCGTGGGCGCCTTTGAATACCAGAACATCGTCAACGCCCTGCGCTTGAAGGACCTGACCATACCCAAGTTTATGCTCCTCAGTGTCGCCATTACTTCCGTGGGGCTTTTCAGCCTCTATTCCGGGGGGCTGGTGGTCCTGGATATGATCGTCACCAACCCGGTGGCCAATATCGTCGGGGGTCTCATCTTCGGCGCGGGTTTTGCCCTGGCTGGTTACTGCCCGGGTACCAGCATCGGCGCCATGGCCGAGGGTAAGAGGGATGCCCGTTACACCGTCGTCGGCGGGTTGTTCGGTGTCCTGACCTATACCCTGCTGCAACAGTATGCGGGCCTTTCCTTTGCTGCTTATGATGCCGGTAAGATCAACCTGGCAGACCTCATCCCCCTGAATCCCTTCTCCCTGGCGGTAATCTACAGCGCGGCCATCATTAGCATTATATACCTGGTAGACGCCTGGGAACAAAAAAAGGATGCCCGAACCCCTAAAAATATCACAACTAAAAATATCTCCGCAGGGACGGTGTTGAACCATGCCCAGGAATAA
- a CDS encoding IS110 family transposase, whose protein sequence is MEVVYERCCGLDVHKKKVVACLITPGEKQLKQEIRTFGTMTEDLEGLRGWLLENGVTAVAMESTGVYWKPIYNILEGQIPELILINPEHFKALKGKKTDCKDAVWLAELLRHGLLAGSFIPPKEIRELRELTRYRAALVAEHSREVQRVQKQLENSNIKLSSVATDIMGVSGREILKAMLNGNEDPKELAQMARGKLRKKIPELEKALEGKIEEHTRLLLKQQLEHLEFLEQQIEELNAEIEKRMEPFFEEAGRLAEVNGIKKEAAQDIIAEIGVDMTPFPDADHLASWAGVCPGNNESAGKRKSGKTRKGNQHLRAILVQCSWAAIRTKDSYLSAKYRRLAPRLGKKKALLAIAHSLIKIIYHLLKDKAHYQDPGPNYYTKEERERRIRRLVKQIEAQGYTVTLEEKPSVA, encoded by the coding sequence ATGGAAGTAGTGTATGAACGCTGCTGTGGGCTAGATGTCCACAAGAAAAAGGTAGTGGCGTGTCTGATCACGCCAGGAGAAAAACAACTAAAACAAGAAATAAGAACCTTTGGCACCATGACCGAAGACTTAGAAGGGTTACGGGGATGGCTTTTAGAAAACGGAGTTACTGCCGTAGCCATGGAAAGCACCGGAGTATATTGGAAACCGATATACAACATTTTAGAAGGCCAAATACCAGAATTAATATTGATCAACCCCGAACACTTTAAAGCCTTAAAGGGGAAGAAAACCGACTGCAAAGACGCGGTGTGGCTAGCCGAACTTTTAAGGCATGGCCTGCTAGCAGGAAGCTTTATCCCGCCGAAAGAAATAAGGGAATTAAGGGAGTTAACCAGGTATAGGGCGGCTTTGGTAGCAGAACACAGCCGCGAGGTGCAAAGGGTCCAAAAGCAGCTAGAAAACAGCAATATCAAATTAAGTTCAGTAGCCACAGATATCATGGGCGTATCAGGGCGAGAGATACTAAAAGCGATGCTTAACGGGAACGAAGATCCAAAAGAACTAGCGCAAATGGCCAGGGGGAAATTACGCAAGAAGATACCAGAACTAGAAAAAGCCCTGGAGGGGAAAATAGAAGAACATACCCGGCTATTGTTGAAACAACAACTAGAGCACCTGGAGTTTTTAGAGCAACAAATCGAAGAACTAAATGCCGAAATCGAAAAAAGGATGGAGCCTTTTTTCGAAGAAGCGGGGAGACTAGCTGAAGTAAACGGCATAAAAAAAGAAGCAGCCCAGGATATAATTGCCGAAATAGGCGTCGACATGACCCCCTTTCCTGATGCTGACCATTTAGCCTCATGGGCAGGGGTCTGTCCCGGTAACAACGAAAGTGCCGGTAAACGAAAGAGTGGGAAAACCCGTAAAGGAAATCAACACTTAAGAGCAATATTAGTCCAATGTTCCTGGGCCGCAATACGAACAAAAGACAGCTATCTCTCCGCGAAATATCGTCGATTAGCGCCACGACTAGGCAAGAAAAAAGCCCTGCTAGCCATCGCCCATAGTCTGATAAAAATTATCTACCATCTCCTAAAAGATAAAGCCCATTACCAGGATCCAGGACCAAACTACTATACCAAAGAAGAACGAGAACGCCGAATAAGGCGGTTAGTAAAGCAAATAGAAGCCCAAGGTTACACAGTAACTCTAGAAGAAAAGCCTTCTGTTGCCTAG
- a CDS encoding LysM peptidoglycan-binding domain-containing protein has protein sequence MFRRHKLRLVLFIFVLAAMVVFPLVTWAMSYQVQPGDTLWLIARRFGTSVDGLKSSNNLSSDIMGVEDPDQGFANIATITKMMYDYQENLARR, from the coding sequence ATGTTTCGTCGTCATAAGTTAAGGCTGGTACTCTTTATCTTCGTCCTGGCCGCGATGGTGGTTTTTCCCCTGGTGACCTGGGCCATGAGCTACCAGGTGCAGCCCGGCGATACCCTGTGGCTGATTGCCCGGCGTTTTGGTACCAGCGTAGATGGTCTAAAAAGCAGTAATAATTTAAGCAGCGATATTATGGGAGTCGAAGACCCCGACCAGGGCTTTGCCAATATAGCCACCATCACGAAAATGATGTACGACTACCAGGAAAACCTGGCCCGCAGGTAA